Within Actinoplanes sp. L3-i22, the genomic segment CATATCCGTCGGAAAACCGCAGCGGCACGGTCACCTGCCGTCGGACGGTGGCCTTTAACATCGGTCCTCCCCATTGTGATGCCGGTGGCGAAAGCAGTGCCCGAAGATCGGCCGCCGCACACCGCGGATTATCGTGGACGCACGATGGCTGAGCGTCCGTACACCTTGTTGAGCTGTGGCATGTCGATCGACGGTTATCTCGACGACACCACCGAGGAGCGCCTGCTCCTCTCGAACGACGAGGACTTCGACCGGGTCGACGAGGTGCGCGCGAGCTGCGACGCGATCCTGGTCGGCGCGGCGACGATCCGTCAGGACAATCCCCGCCTGCTGGTGCGCTCGGCGGAGCGCCGGGCGGCCCGGGCCGCGCGTGGCGAGCCGGCCAACCCGGTGAAGGTGACCGTGACCGGCCGCTGCGACCTGGACCCGGCGGCCGCGTTCTTCGCCGCCGGCGAGTCGGCGAAGCTGGTCTACTGCGCCACCCCGACGGTCGCCGAGGCGCGCGAGCGACTCGGCGCGGTGGCCACCGTCGTCGACGGCGGCGACCCGGTCGACGTGGATCTCGTCTCGGCCGACCTGGCCGCGCGCGGCGTGCGGCGGCTGATGGTCGAGGGCGGCGGGACCATGCACACCCAGTTCCTCACCCGCGACCTCGCGGACGAGCTGCAGCTGGTCGTCGCGCCGTTCTTCGTCGGCGACTCGCGGGCGCCGCGGTTCGTGCACGACGGGAACTTCCCGGCCGGCCCGAAGAACCGCGCCACGCTGGCCGAGGTCCGCCAGATCGGCGACGTGGTCCTGCTCCGCTACGCCCTGTCCGAACGCTTTCAGTAACGCGGGGGTCAAACCGGGGCCCCGCTCGCGCTGTAGGCGGGCTGCCGAACGGTGGTGCGCCGGATCGGCATCGGCACCGGGGCCGGCGACGTCACGACCACCGCGGGGGAGACCGGGGCGGTGATCCGCACCCGGAAGTTCGGCTGCGCGGCGACCGGCACGACCACCGCGGCCACCGGCTCCGGGACGGCCCGGCGCATCTTCCGCACGGCGCGGACGGCGACCACGATCGCGCCCGGCGCCGCGGCGACGAAGGCGCAGATCCCGTACGCCACCGCGATCGTCACGCCCTGCTCGGCGCTCAGCCCGGCCGCGCCGAACGCCCAGGCCATCACGCCCTCGCGGGGGCCCCAGCCGCCCACGTTCAGCGGGATGCCCATCGCCAGCAGCGCCAGCAGCAGCATCGGGGCGAGCGCCAGGAACGACACCTCGTTGCCGGCCACCCGGGCCGCGACCAGGAACGTCGCCAGGTGCCCGAACAGCACCATCGCCGACGCGAACAGCACGCCCGGCCAGTTCCGCCGGGACAGCAGCCCGGAGCGGATCTCCGAGGCGCCGGTGCGGGCGAGGCCGGCCAGCTTGGAGCCACCCCGGCGCAGCCGCCGGGCGACGCCGACCGCCAGCAGCGCGGCGATCGCGACCAGCGCGACCGTGGCGGCGACGGTCCGGCCGTGCTCGCCGAGCAGGCTCAGCACCGGCGACGGGACGGTGAAAAGCACCGCGGCGCCGACGACCAGCAGGACGATCTGGCCGGCGGTCCGTTCCAGGACCACCGCCCGGACACCGCGCCCCACGTCGCCCTCCTCACGGCCGTGCGAGACGGCCCGCCCGACGTCGCCGAGCACCCCGCCGGGCAGCGCCGCGTTGAGGAACAGCGCCTGGTAGTAGTCGGCGGTCGCGTCCTTCAGCGACAGTCGCATGCCCAGGCCCCGGGCGACCAGGCACCAGCGCCAGGCGCTCAGCACCGTGGTCACCACGCCGATCCCGAAGGCCAGCGCGAGCGTGCCGCCGTCGAGCACCCGCAGCCCGTCCAGGAACGCGCCGGTGCCCAGCCGCCACAGCACCAGCGCGATGATGGCGGCGCCACCCAGCAGGCGGGCCCAGGCCCAGACCGATCGGCTCACTTGTCTTCGTCCCCTCGTCGATCCCTCAGGGACTAGTACGCCCGACCGCCGGGGCTTGGTTCACTCGAAGATCGCTAAAACATCCTTGTGTCCGACCGCGGCCTCCGGCAGATCCCCGAGCCGGGCCGCGAGATAGTCGTCGAACCCCAGGTCAGGGCGCTCTTCGGTGGCCGCGCCGACCCATCCGCGCAACCATTCGGCGGTCAGGTCGGATCGCTGCGGACCGAGCTGCCACGCACTCTCCCGGACGATGACGCGTGCCCCGGCCTTCTCGAAGGCGCGCGCGGCGTAGTCCGGGGCGTCCGGCCCGAGCTTCGCGTCCCGGCGCTGGTGCGCGTTGAACGCGTCCTCCACCTCGGCGTCCCGCGGATCGGCCGGCGTCATCCGCACCCGCCCGGTCACCGAGAGCGTGAACAGCGCGTTCGTCCGGGCCTGCGCGCAGACCTCGACCAGCCGGTCCACCTCGGGCGCGGTCAGCAGGTCCAGCAGCGCCGAGCAGGTGACCAGATCGGCGCCGGTCAGGTCGTTGCGGGTGAGCGCGGTCACGTCGCGCTCGTCGATCGCCACGTTCACCCCCTCCGGCATCCGGTCGGCGGCGATCTCCAGCAGGTCGTGGTCGCGGTCGGTGAGGATCCAGAACTGCGGGACCGGCAGCCGCGGCGCCAGCCAGCGCCCCAGCGAGCCGGTGCCGCAGCCCAGGTCCCGGATCACCTTCACCGGCGCGGGCAGCAGCCCGACCAGCTCCAGGGAGCGGGCGTCGGCGTCGGCGGGCTCGCGCAGGCCCAGCCAGTCGGCGCTGAATTCTCCGGTCATGCGGTTCCTTCCTCGATGTTCTTCAGGATGGCAGCCAGGCGGTGGGCGGTCTGGTCCCAGCCGGTCAGCGTCTCACGGCGGGCGAGGGCCCGGGCCCGCCAGCGTTCCCGCAGCTCACCATCGGTGAGCCAGCCGCGCAGGGCGGCGGCCAGAGCTTGCGGATCTTCCGGGGGCAAAAGCTTTCCGGGTACGACGTCAACCCCGCCCCCGAGCGCCTCCGGCACGCCCCCGACCTCGGTAGCCACCACCGGGAGCCCATGGGCCAGCGCCTCGGTCACCACCATCCCGTAGGTCTCCGCGCGCGACGGCAGCACGAAAAGATCCGCGTTCGCATAGGCGGCTTCGAGTTCAGCGCCCGCCAACGCTCCCGGGAACGCGACCCGGTGCTCGAGCCCGGCCGGCACCGGCGGGATCGTGCCCGTCCCGGCGAAGGTGCACTCCCACGCCAGGTCGGTCAGCTGGGACAGGGCCGCCAGCAGCAGGTCCTGGCCCTTGCGCGGGGTCAGCGACGCCACGCAGAGCAGCCGGTGCCCGCCGGGGGAGGGGACCGCCGGTGTCGCCCGGTCCACCCCGGGCGCCGCGACGTGCACCTCGGCGAGATCGTGCATCGCGGCCACGTGCGCGGCGGCCTGGGTGCTGGTCGCGATGACGCCGGCGGCCAGGTGCAGGGCCCGGCGCTCCAGCGCGCGCAGCTCCGTCGCCGCCGCCGGGGACAGGCCGGTCTCGTCGCTCAGCGGCAGGTGGACCAGCACGACCAGGCGCAGCCGGCCGGCGTGCGGCGCCAGGACCTCCGGGACGCCGCACGAGACCAGGCCGTCGAGCAGGACGGTCGCGTCGTCGGGGAGCTCCGCGAGGACACGGGACATCCGATCCCTGGCGGCGGCGTCGGGACGGGGCCAGTCGCCGGTGACGGTGATCTCGCGTACCGAAGAGAAATCCGGCGAAGCCGCGAGGTGGTTCAGGACCTGGCGGTCGTAGCGATTGCCGCCGCTGGGTGCTGCCGGGTCGTCGATCCCGGCCGGCAGCACCGCGTGGAGCGGGCGGCTCACTTCAGGGTTCGCTCGTAGCTCGCCCAGGCGATGTGCGACTCGTGCAGCGTGACCTCGACGCCGGTGAGGCCGGCGGCGCCCGGGCCGAGCTCGCCGGCGCCGATCCGGACGGCCAGCCGGTCGGCGATCAGCTTGGCCAGGAACTCGGTGGACGTGTTGACGCCGGAGAACTCCGGGTCCTCGTCCAGGTTGCGGTAGCTGAGGCTGCCGCAGATGGTCTTCAGCTGCTCCGACGCCAGGCCGATGTCGACGACGATGTTGTCCTGGTCCAGCTCCGGGCGGCGGAACGTGGCGTCCACCACGAAGGTGGCGCCGTGCAGCCGCTGCGCGGGTCCGAAGACCTCGCCGGAGAAGCTGTGCGCGATCATGA encodes:
- a CDS encoding dihydrofolate reductase family protein, translated to MAERPYTLLSCGMSIDGYLDDTTEERLLLSNDEDFDRVDEVRASCDAILVGAATIRQDNPRLLVRSAERRAARAARGEPANPVKVTVTGRCDLDPAAAFFAAGESAKLVYCATPTVAEARERLGAVATVVDGGDPVDVDLVSADLAARGVRRLMVEGGGTMHTQFLTRDLADELQLVVAPFFVGDSRAPRFVHDGNFPAGPKNRATLAEVRQIGDVVLLRYALSERFQ
- a CDS encoding lysylphosphatidylglycerol synthase transmembrane domain-containing protein translates to MSRSVWAWARLLGGAAIIALVLWRLGTGAFLDGLRVLDGGTLALAFGIGVVTTVLSAWRWCLVARGLGMRLSLKDATADYYQALFLNAALPGGVLGDVGRAVSHGREEGDVGRGVRAVVLERTAGQIVLLVVGAAVLFTVPSPVLSLLGEHGRTVAATVALVAIAALLAVGVARRLRRGGSKLAGLARTGASEIRSGLLSRRNWPGVLFASAMVLFGHLATFLVAARVAGNEVSFLALAPMLLLALLAMGIPLNVGGWGPREGVMAWAFGAAGLSAEQGVTIAVAYGICAFVAAAPGAIVVAVRAVRKMRRAVPEPVAAVVVPVAAQPNFRVRITAPVSPAVVVTSPAPVPMPIRRTTVRQPAYSASGAPV
- a CDS encoding class I SAM-dependent methyltransferase codes for the protein MTGEFSADWLGLREPADADARSLELVGLLPAPVKVIRDLGCGTGSLGRWLAPRLPVPQFWILTDRDHDLLEIAADRMPEGVNVAIDERDVTALTRNDLTGADLVTCSALLDLLTAPEVDRLVEVCAQARTNALFTLSVTGRVRMTPADPRDAEVEDAFNAHQRRDAKLGPDAPDYAARAFEKAGARVIVRESAWQLGPQRSDLTAEWLRGWVGAATEERPDLGFDDYLAARLGDLPEAAVGHKDVLAIFE
- a CDS encoding glycosyltransferase family 4 protein → MSRPLHAVLPAGIDDPAAPSGGNRYDRQVLNHLAASPDFSSVREITVTGDWPRPDAAARDRMSRVLAELPDDATVLLDGLVSCGVPEVLAPHAGRLRLVVLVHLPLSDETGLSPAAATELRALERRALHLAAGVIATSTQAAAHVAAMHDLAEVHVAAPGVDRATPAVPSPGGHRLLCVASLTPRKGQDLLLAALSQLTDLAWECTFAGTGTIPPVPAGLEHRVAFPGALAGAELEAAYANADLFVLPSRAETYGMVVTEALAHGLPVVATEVGGVPEALGGGVDVVPGKLLPPEDPQALAAALRGWLTDGELRERWRARALARRETLTGWDQTAHRLAAILKNIEEGTA
- a CDS encoding 6-carboxytetrahydropterin synthase, which produces MFSVTVRDHIMIAHSFSGEVFGPAQRLHGATFVVDATFRRPELDQDNIVVDIGLASEQLKTICGSLSYRNLDEDPEFSGVNTSTEFLAKLIADRLAVRIGAGELGPGAAGLTGVEVTLHESHIAWASYERTLK